From Halorussus lipolyticus:
GTCTGGAACGACCTCGCCGACGACTACCTCGAACTGGTCAAGGGCCGCCTCTACGAGGGTCGGCCCGGCGAGCGAGACGCTGGCCGGAAGGCACTCTACACCGCGGTTTCGGCCTCGGTCCGGATGCTCGCGCCGTTCTCGCCCCACTTCGCCGACGAGGTGTACCACTATCTCCCCGGTACTGACGGGAGCGTCCACGAGGCCGCGTGGCCCGAAATCGAGTTCGCCGACGACGAGGCCGCCAAGAAGGGCGACCTCATCGCGGAAGTTGCCAGCGAGATTCGCGCGTGGAAGTCCGACGAGGGGATGGCGCTCAACGCCGACCTCGACCGCGTGGAAATCTACTCCGAGTACGGCAGAGAGTGGGACACCTACGACCTGAGCGAGGCCGTCAACGCGCCGGTCTACCCCGAGGAGGGCGAACCCAACGTCGAACTCGTCCCGGTCGGCATCGACCCCGACCACAGCACCATCGGTCCGCAGTTCCGCGACAAGGCCGGACAGGTCATCGGCGCGCTCGAATCCGCCGACCTGACCCAACTCAAGAACCAGAAGGAAATCGAGGGCGAGATTACCCTCACCGTCGATGGCGAGGAGGTCACCATCGAGGGCGACGCCGTCGGCATCGAAGAGGAGTACCGCGCCGAGAGCGGCGAGGAGGTCGAAGTGCTGGAGACCGAGCGCGCGACGATTCTGGTCTTCCCCTAACTCCGCCGTTTCCCGGTCGCTGAGTTCTCCGGCGTCGATTTCTCACTCGCCGCCGTTCTCGAACTGATGGTAGGGGTGGCGATGGGTGTCCCGGATGATGTCCTCGTCCGTGACCTTCAGACCGAGTTCGTCTAACTCCTCGCCGATGCGACTCAGGTCGTCGCCGTCGGTGCCCACCGCCCGAACGAGGACGTTGCCCTCGCCCTTCATCACCTCTTGGACCTCGACCACGCCAGAGACATCGACCGCCTTCTCGGCTAACTCCTCGCGCTCGGGAATCGGCGCGGTGCAGACGATGAGCGTGAACAGTTGAAAGCCGGTTTCCTCGTAGTCCACGTCGGCGTGGTAGCCGCGGATAACGCCGTCCGCTTCGAGTTGTTGGATTCGATTCCGGACGGTACTCGGGGATACGTCGAGTTTCTCGGCGATGTCGCTCGACGAAGTGCGGCGGGCGTCTTCCTGTAGCGCGTAGACGATTTGCTTGTCCAAGCCGTCGAGTTCTCGAACTCCCATTTCGACGTGGATTGTGACTGGAGCGTAATAACGGTGATTCACTGGAGTCGCCCGGACTGACATCTATTCAGCGTCTCGATGTCAGAACGAGATTCTTATATTTAAAGGCGTTGGCGGAAACCCAAAAAACACTAACCGCTGGCTCCCTAACACCCGGCCAATGTCAGCGTCGATGGGTACGGCTCAAATCGGCCTCCGGCTAATCGCGGGACTGTTGCTCATTCTGGCGAACGGCTTCTTCGTCGCCATCGAGTTCGCGCTCACGCGCGCTCGCCAGTTCACCGAAAGCGAGTTCGTGGACGGCGACTCCCGCCTCGAACGAGCGTGGGAGATGACCCAGAACCTCGAACTCTACCTGACAACCTGTCAAGTCGGCATCACGGCGTCCAGCATCGCGGTCGGTATCGTCGCCGAACCCGCGCTGGCGGCGCTGTTCGCGCCACTGTTCGCCGGCACGACGCTTGCGACGATTGGAGCGGGCGCGATTATCGCCTACGCCATCATCAATCTCATCCACCTGACCCACGGCGAACAGGCACCGACCTACCTCGGCGTCGAACGCTCGCGGATGGTCTGCCGATACGGTGCCACGCCGCTCTACTGGTTCTACAAGATTATCTCGCCGCTCATCACGCTCGGCGACTACGTTGCGAAGTGGACGCTCAAACTGTTCGGCATCGAGATGACGGGCGCGTGGCTCGAAACCGAGGAGGACGCCATAGAGACTCGCGCGCAACTCCACAACCGACTCAACTCGGTGCTGGAACGGGGCGAACTCTCCGACGAGCGCCACGAGGAGGTCCTGAGCGCGCTCGCCGCCGGGGACAAGGCCGTCGAGTCGGTGATGGTCGATTCCGAGGACGTGGTGTTCCTCTCGACGGAGAACTCGATGGAGGAGAACCTCAGTCGGATGTCCTCCTCGCCCCACACCCGCTACCCCCTCGTCGGAGAGGACGAGGAGGACTTCCGGGGTATCGTCTACGTGCCGGTCGTCCTCGACCGGATAGACGAGCTACGCGACGGCGAACTCGGACTGGAGGACGTTGCCGCACCGCCGATGACGGTTTCGGCCTCCACGACCGTCAGCGACGCCATCGACCAGTTCCAAGCCGAGAGCCAAGAGTTGGCGCTGGTCCTCGCGGAGGGTGAGGTCGTCGGCCTGCTGACGGCGACCGACGCGCTCGAAGCCGTGATGGGCGAAATCGAGGACCCGCTCGACGAGCGGGGTCGCCCCGGCGCAGTCCCGAGTTGAGGGCCTTCGGCCACCAGTTAACGACGGGTCCTCGGAGTTGTCTCGTTGCTCCTCGGCGCTCAGTTGTCTGTGGGTGTCTCTATACTATATTTTGGTATTTTAAGAACCACTAAATAATTGCGTGCGGATTGGGAGTGATTTTCTCGTTCGATGGACGATGCGAACGGTTTCGGGGCACCGTGCTGTGCCGGTCTCACCACTCGAACCTAGTAAATAATTAGATTTCTAACAATATTGACCCTTCTATCTAGCAATAAAGTATTATATATTAATTAGTTAGAAATCAATAAGTATAGGGTGGGTATAGTTTGTAATGCAATATGAGCGACAAAGAACCCATCCTGAACCGACGACGATTCCTCAAGCGAACGTCCGCGACCGGTGCCCTCGCGGTCGGTGCGACCGCCAACGTCACCGCGAAGAAGACCGCGAACGTCGAGCAAATCGAGCAAGACGCGCTCAAGACCGAGGTCCGTACCCACGGTAGCGACCTGCTCGGTCTCCTCCAGTCGGAGGGCGTCGATGTCGCCATGGACGACCTCTCGAACCCCCGCCGGAGTCAGACCGAAGACGGCACCACGCAGGTCGTCGGCGAGACGCAGGTTGACGACGGTTTCCTCGTGACCCACGTCGAACCCGACTCGGAGCGCGCCTTCGGTGTTCTCTGGTCCGAGGACACCGTGACGTTCTACGACCCGGAAGACGGCGTGACCACCGAGGACGTCGATACGATGAGCCACAACTGCTGGTGTAGTGACGAGTCCTGTAGTTCGTCCTACGACTACCAGAAGTGCTATCAGAACGGCGACACCTTCTACGGTCGCTGTAACTGCTTCTAAGCGAGCAGTCGCCGACTCCGGAGACTGCCGTCTCCAAACTGACTATCAATCGCACACGCCGAATACACTCTTTTTATTCGCGGAGAGAACACCGACCTCGCCGAGCGCGATACGTGGGAACTCACGCCGAGAATCATCGCCGTTATCACCTCGACGCCCTACTGCGACGACATGGACCAGCGAATCTACGACCACGCAGAGGTCTTAGTCGATTGGAGCGCCCGCGTCGAGGAGGGCGACAACGTCGTCGTCCGAGTGGACGAAGGTGCCCACGACCTCGCGGTCGCGGTGGCCGAGAAACTCGGCGAGCGAGGTGCTAACTACCTGACGACCTACGTCTCCGACGAGGTGCAGTCGGCGTTCGTCCGGAGTCACGACGGCGACTTCGACCAAGACCCCGACTTCGAAACCGAGATGCTCGAACGGGCCGACTCGGTGCTGTCGCTCCGGGCGAAGCGCAACACGGCCGCCAAGGCCGCCATTCCGGGCGAGAAGCGGTCTGCCTACCGAAAGTCCCGGTCGGGTATCCGAGAGGTTCGGATGGACAGCGATTGGGTCTCGACCATCCACCCGACTCGCGCGCTGGCCCAGCAGGCCGGGATGGACTACCGGGAGTATCAGGACTTCGTGTACGATGCCGTCCTCCGCGACTGGGAGGCACTCGCCGACCAGATGGCGAACATGAAGGACCTGCTGGACGAGGGGAGCGAGGTCCGCATCGTCAAGGAGGACACGGACCTCACGATGTCCATCGAAGGCAGAACCGCGGTCAACAGCGCGGCGTCGGTGGCCTACGACTCGCACAACCTGCCCAGCGGCGAGGTGTTCACCGCCCCGGAGAACCCCGAGGGCGAGGTCTACTTCGACGTGCCGATGACCCACAACGGCGAGCGCATTCAGGGCGTCCACCTCACCTTCGAGGAGGGCGCGGTCGTAGACTGGTCGGCCGAGACGGGCGAGCAGGCGCTGACCGACATCCTCGAAACCGACGAGGGCGCGAAGCGACTGGGCGAACTCGGAATTGGGATGAACCGCGGCATCAATCGCTTCACCGACAGCATCCTGTTCGACGAGAAGATGGGCGACACCATCCACCTCGCGGTCGGTCGGGCCTATTCCTCTTGCCTGCCGGAGGGCGAGGAGGGCAACGAGAGCGCGGTCCACGTGGACATGATTACCGACATGAGCGACGACTCCCGGATGGAAATCGACGGCGAAGTTGTTCAGCGCAACGGCACCTTCCGATGGGAAGACGGGTTTGAGGAGTAATCGCGGTTTTTCATCGACGTTTTTGCGAGGAGTGGTCGCCGGAGGCGGCCCGACGAGGAAAAAGGTCGAACTGGCACCTTCCGGTGGGAAGACGGGTTTGAGGAGTAATCGCGGTTTTTCATCGGCGTTTTTGCGAGGAGCGAGGGACGGAGTCCCTCGTACCGTGCGAACGGCGAAGCCGTGAGCAGAGAGCGGTCGCCGGAGGCGGCCCGACGAGGAAAAAGGTCGAACTGGCACCTTCCGGTGGGAAGACGGGTTCGAGGCGTAGCGAGCGATTTCGCCTGAAGTAGTTTTTATAAAAATAGTTACCCTTTCTGCCGGTTCCCGACGTTCTTTACACGCACGCCCCGACGGAGCGAACGGTCCCGGCAGAAGCCCAACGAGGCACACGCTCCCCGAAGCGGTAGACCCAATCGCCACCAAACCACACGGAACGACGCGACGACTCCCCCTGCCGTCGGGTCCGGTGGCGGTGGGTCGGCCCCGGTCCACGGAACCGGGACGCCACGGACGATTCTCCTCCCTTTCCCCTTCCCCTGTCGGTCGTTCGGAAGTGAACCCAGAGCTTCGAGACTACTCGTCGGTCCACCACTCGCTTCTGCGCTCGTCGTAACTCGCGTTCCGGAAGGGGTCGGGCCACTCGGCGTCGTCCTCGAAGCCGAACCCGTAGCCGAGCCAGTAGCCGACGTGCCAGCCGACTGCCTCGGTGTCGAGGCCGCTGACGGTCACTCGGAGGTGGTCGTAGCGTTCGAGCGCGCCGTCGCCGTCGGGGTCGGTGCCGCGGACTCGGCCGCACGAACCGCTGTCGCCGGTCCGGCAGGGTAACTGGTCGCCTAACTCCACGACCACTTCGGCCTCGGTTCTGTTGTCTACGAACTCGAAGGAGACGTTCGCCGGGACAGTTCCGTCTGCTCCTCGGGCGTAGTAGTCGAGGGCGTGGCGGACCTGCTCGCGGACCGTGCCGGGGTTGGTGGCGTTCTCGTCAGCGAGGTAGACACTGAAGTTGGCGTCGTTCCACGGCAGTCTGCGCTCGGTGGCGTTGGGCCGGGGCAGGGTCCGCAACTGCGAGGAGGGAGCCATCACCGACTGCGGGTCGGCGGTGTGGTTCAGCCCGAGGGTGTGGCCGAGTTCGTGCTTGAGGATGAGCAGGGTCGAGTCGTTGGAATACGACCCGACGACTTCGATGGTCACCGGTCGGGAGACTCCGCCGCCGTAATTGACGTAGGGCGCGCATCCGGCCGGGTCGGAGACGTTGGCGCAGGACTCGATGCTGTCCACGAATTCGACGATGATGTCGGGATTGGATGCGTTGGGTCTCAGTTCGTAGTCGATGGCAAATCCGGCCCAGCGCGTGCTGTTGTTCGCCCAGAAATCCAGCGCGTCGGCCACCAGCGGCCGGAAGTTCCGCGAGGAGTTCGCGGTGTTGTTGATAGCGACCGTTAACTCGTCGTCACCCCACGGGTTCGGACGGTCCGGCGTCTCGTCGGCAGTTAGCGCCCGCTCGCC
This genomic window contains:
- a CDS encoding twin-arginine translocation signal domain-containing protein: MSDKEPILNRRRFLKRTSATGALAVGATANVTAKKTANVEQIEQDALKTEVRTHGSDLLGLLQSEGVDVAMDDLSNPRRSQTEDGTTQVVGETQVDDGFLVTHVEPDSERAFGVLWSEDTVTFYDPEDGVTTEDVDTMSHNCWCSDESCSSSYDYQKCYQNGDTFYGRCNCF
- a CDS encoding matrixin family metalloprotease; the encoded protein is MWRTLFVAGLLVLAGCATEAPSSATDDRTGGERALTADETPDRPNPWGDDELTVAINNTANSSRNFRPLVADALDFWANNSTRWAGFAIDYELRPNASNPDIIVEFVDSIESCANVSDPAGCAPYVNYGGGVSRPVTIEVVGSYSNDSTLLILKHELGHTLGLNHTADPQSVMAPSSQLRTLPRPNATERRLPWNDANFSVYLADENATNPGTVREQVRHALDYYARGADGTVPANVSFEFVDNRTEAEVVVELGDQLPCRTGDSGSCGRVRGTDPDGDGALERYDHLRVTVSGLDTEAVGWHVGYWLGYGFGFEDDAEWPDPFRNASYDERRSEWWTDE
- a CDS encoding Lrp/AsnC family transcriptional regulator; the protein is MGVRELDGLDKQIVYALQEDARRTSSSDIAEKLDVSPSTVRNRIQQLEADGVIRGYHADVDYEETGFQLFTLIVCTAPIPEREELAEKAVDVSGVVEVQEVMKGEGNVLVRAVGTDGDDLSRIGEELDELGLKVTDEDIIRDTHRHPYHQFENGGE
- a CDS encoding aminopeptidase, with amino-acid sequence MDQRIYDHAEVLVDWSARVEEGDNVVVRVDEGAHDLAVAVAEKLGERGANYLTTYVSDEVQSAFVRSHDGDFDQDPDFETEMLERADSVLSLRAKRNTAAKAAIPGEKRSAYRKSRSGIREVRMDSDWVSTIHPTRALAQQAGMDYREYQDFVYDAVLRDWEALADQMANMKDLLDEGSEVRIVKEDTDLTMSIEGRTAVNSAASVAYDSHNLPSGEVFTAPENPEGEVYFDVPMTHNGERIQGVHLTFEEGAVVDWSAETGEQALTDILETDEGAKRLGELGIGMNRGINRFTDSILFDEKMGDTIHLAVGRAYSSCLPEGEEGNESAVHVDMITDMSDDSRMEIDGEVVQRNGTFRWEDGFEE
- a CDS encoding CNNM domain-containing protein — translated: MGTAQIGLRLIAGLLLILANGFFVAIEFALTRARQFTESEFVDGDSRLERAWEMTQNLELYLTTCQVGITASSIAVGIVAEPALAALFAPLFAGTTLATIGAGAIIAYAIINLIHLTHGEQAPTYLGVERSRMVCRYGATPLYWFYKIISPLITLGDYVAKWTLKLFGIEMTGAWLETEEDAIETRAQLHNRLNSVLERGELSDERHEEVLSALAAGDKAVESVMVDSEDVVFLSTENSMEENLSRMSSSPHTRYPLVGEDEEDFRGIVYVPVVLDRIDELRDGELGLEDVAAPPMTVSASTTVSDAIDQFQAESQELALVLAEGEVVGLLTATDALEAVMGEIEDPLDERGRPGAVPS